A single region of the Silene latifolia isolate original U9 population chromosome 8, ASM4854445v1, whole genome shotgun sequence genome encodes:
- the LOC141595822 gene encoding uncharacterized protein LOC141595822, whose translation MNVVVDESEVPNTPGFDDLPSDSSDPNDDLVVAAVVIDRSSEDNTRSGFSTPKRQKSVVVDDESPCSKRFKSFYKRVLDRNEKEKEKEKMKEKERVHAIEKKMKEHDKKGGRIGVFVFHEEKGRWKNMMR comes from the exons ATGAATGTTGTGGTTGACGAATCAGAAGTTCCTAATACACCGGGTTTTGACGATTTGCCAAGTGATTCTTCTGATCCTAATGACGATTTGGTTGTAGCTGCAGTTGTAATTGATAGATCTAGTGAAGATAATACTAGATCTGGGTTTAGTACTCCTAAACGTCAGAAGTCCGTTGTTGTTGACGATGAGTCTCCATGCTCAAAGAggtttaaatcgttttataagaGGGTTCTTGATAG GAacgagaaggagaaggagaaggagaaaaTGAAGGAGAAGGAAAGGGTGCATGCAATAGAGAAGAAAATGAAGGAGCATGATAAAAAAGGAGGACGAATTGGAG TTTTTGTATTTCATGAAGAGAAGGGCagatggaaaaacatgatgagataa
- the LOC141597195 gene encoding cytochrome c oxidase subunit 6b-2-like codes for MADDEIELKTAPADFRFPTTNQTRHCFTRYIEFHRCISAKGEESNECERFAKYYRALCPGEWVDRWNEQRENGTFPGPL; via the exons ATGGCTGACGACGAG ATTGAGCTTAAGACTGCACCAGCTGATTTCCGATTTCCTACAACAAATCAAACAAGACACTGTTTTACAAGATATATAGAGTTCCACAG GTGCATATCAGCAAAGGGGGAAGAGTCCAATGAATGTGAACGGTTTGCAAAATATTATCGTGCTCTTTGCCCTGGCGAATGG GTCGATCGCTGGAATGAGCAGCGGGAGAATGGTACTTTTCCAGGACCTCTGTAA